The Peribacillus simplex genome contains a region encoding:
- a CDS encoding MFS transporter: MTLLHNARNRFLFLVLSFIFWFSNFIYIPILSPYLETIGGDYAFIGMVLGSYGLMQFLFRLPIGIFSDLIKARKPFIIFGMVVSTLSCVTFAWADSLGWILLARSLAGIAAATWVAFTILFSSYFSERDLHRAMGSISLAVVLAQLLGMVVSGYIVDQWGWQAPFWMGGFIGFVGIVLSLFIYESNEDFPQEPIQLKELVSVMLEPALLKVSFLSILAHGIIFTTMFGFTPTFALKLGLQTEEISMVIFSFMIPHAIATMFSGKIFVPLFGQWRLLKLAFGLTAIFTLCTPLIDTKGMLFMIQGLNGFSLGTLFPLFLGMAVESIPLEKRATAMGAYQAIYAIGMFAGPFIAGVLISHLGISAGFYFAGSLGATAVFFMIVWSRLEMKATKHNLKLN, from the coding sequence ATGACTTTGTTACATAACGCACGCAATAGATTTTTATTTTTAGTGCTCTCATTTATTTTTTGGTTTTCAAATTTCATTTATATTCCCATTTTGTCTCCTTACCTTGAGACGATTGGAGGGGATTATGCATTTATCGGCATGGTACTAGGCAGTTATGGGCTGATGCAATTTCTCTTCAGGCTTCCGATCGGGATTTTTTCCGACCTCATAAAAGCAAGAAAACCTTTTATTATATTTGGAATGGTCGTGAGTACGTTGAGTTGCGTGACATTTGCATGGGCCGATAGTTTAGGCTGGATCCTTTTGGCCCGCTCGTTAGCTGGAATTGCCGCTGCAACTTGGGTAGCCTTCACCATTTTATTTTCCAGCTATTTTTCAGAACGTGATCTTCACCGAGCGATGGGCAGTATCTCGTTAGCTGTGGTTCTGGCACAGCTGCTTGGAATGGTGGTCAGCGGATACATTGTCGATCAATGGGGATGGCAAGCACCTTTTTGGATGGGAGGATTTATTGGTTTCGTTGGTATCGTCCTTTCACTTTTTATTTACGAATCGAACGAAGATTTTCCGCAAGAGCCTATTCAATTGAAAGAACTCGTATCAGTCATGCTTGAACCGGCACTTTTAAAAGTATCATTTCTATCCATTCTCGCACATGGCATCATCTTCACGACAATGTTCGGCTTCACCCCGACATTTGCTTTAAAGCTTGGTCTCCAGACTGAAGAGATCAGCATGGTCATCTTTTCATTCATGATTCCTCATGCCATTGCCACCATGTTTAGCGGAAAAATATTCGTACCATTATTCGGACAATGGAGGTTACTGAAACTAGCATTCGGACTAACGGCCATTTTTACACTATGTACGCCATTAATAGATACAAAAGGGATGCTTTTTATGATCCAAGGATTGAATGGATTCTCATTAGGCACTCTTTTTCCCTTGTTTTTAGGAATGGCAGTGGAGTCGATTCCCCTAGAAAAAAGGGCAACGGCAATGGGGGCATATCAAGCAATCTATGCGATTGGTATGTTTGCGGGACCTTTCATTGCAGGAGTATTGATTTCACATTTAGGTATTTCTGCAGGATTTTATTTCGCTGGATCATTAGGTGCAACCGCTGTGTTCTTTATGATTGTATGGAGTCGCCTTGAAATGAAAGCAACAAAACATAATTTGAAATTGAACTAA
- a CDS encoding sugar phosphate isomerase/epimerase family protein — MKVGLVTDILGYMPFEEMLDTCVDQGIETLELGCGNWSDAPHLDLDGLLGSTAKRKQFLNELNVRGISIAALNCSGNQLDPSDEGTMHKAVVNKTFQLAGLLGVETVVMMSGCPGGGPSDRTPNWLTHPILPSHFEMLDWQWNEVAFPYWEKAVTTAKENGVRKVAIENLGCNLVYNSETLFKLRDEVGDTVGMNFDPSHLFWMGGDPIAALRNLGSAVYHIHAKDVRLERGIYDVQGLIDVKPMNQYSDRSWNYVALGYGHDSGWWKEFFTIVKMIGYEGPIVLEMEDLTMEPITGVKKSMNILKETLPREFDVLT, encoded by the coding sequence ATGAAGGTTGGATTAGTTACGGACATTTTAGGTTACATGCCATTTGAAGAGATGCTGGATACGTGTGTGGATCAGGGGATAGAGACACTGGAGCTTGGATGCGGTAATTGGTCGGATGCTCCACATCTCGATCTCGATGGGCTTCTTGGCAGCACCGCAAAACGAAAGCAATTTTTAAATGAATTAAATGTAAGGGGGATAAGCATTGCAGCGTTGAATTGTTCTGGCAATCAGCTTGATCCATCAGATGAAGGAACCATGCATAAAGCCGTTGTTAATAAGACCTTTCAGCTAGCTGGGCTTTTAGGAGTCGAAACGGTTGTCATGATGTCGGGGTGTCCTGGCGGCGGACCAAGTGACAGGACGCCCAATTGGCTGACACATCCCATTTTGCCCTCACATTTTGAGATGCTTGATTGGCAGTGGAATGAGGTGGCGTTCCCTTATTGGGAAAAAGCTGTGACAACGGCTAAAGAAAATGGAGTTAGAAAGGTTGCCATCGAAAATCTAGGCTGCAATTTAGTTTACAATTCCGAGACACTCTTTAAATTGAGGGATGAAGTCGGTGATACGGTCGGCATGAATTTTGATCCGAGTCATTTATTTTGGATGGGCGGTGACCCCATCGCAGCTTTAAGGAATTTAGGAAGCGCAGTTTATCATATACATGCAAAAGATGTTCGCTTAGAAAGAGGGATATATGATGTCCAGGGATTGATTGATGTGAAACCGATGAACCAATATTCAGATAGATCATGGAATTATGTTGCACTCGGTTATGGACACGACAGTGGCTGGTGGAAGGAGTTTTTTACTATCGTTAAAATGATAGGTTATGAAGGGCCCATCGTTCTCGAAATGGAAGATTTGACAATGGAACCAATAACGGGCGTGAAAAAATCCATGAATATTTTGAAAGAAACGTTGCCTAGAGAATTCGATGTTTTAACATGA
- a CDS encoding LacI family DNA-binding transcriptional regulator → MKMSDVAKLANVSPATVSRVLRQPDLVSEDTKQKVLQVIEEMNYKPHMIASQFRTKETKIILVVVPDITRPFFSEVLRGIEHTAVENGYQVILGDTENDIEREKEYIDLLYKKQADGALLLTARMNRESLEKLSNQFPIVLACEYVDGLDIPTVSIDNVSSARKVTEHLIKLGHRRIAHITGPMNIILSRDRLGGFQQAMNSHHLKVNPEFIQEGDYGIDSGYDQMVKLLSLENKPEAVFVFNDEMALGAVKAIQDQGLSVPEDIAVVGFDNLKIASIFNPHITTIDQPKYEIGKKATNLLLTLMKGGTIEQKKFVLEDELIIRESCGSKLEKSLNA, encoded by the coding sequence ATGAAAATGAGCGATGTGGCGAAATTGGCAAACGTATCTCCTGCAACCGTTTCAAGAGTGCTCAGACAGCCGGATTTAGTCAGCGAGGATACTAAACAAAAGGTGCTGCAGGTGATTGAAGAGATGAATTACAAGCCTCACATGATTGCCAGTCAGTTCAGGACGAAAGAGACAAAGATCATTCTGGTCGTCGTTCCGGATATAACAAGGCCCTTTTTTTCCGAAGTGCTTCGGGGCATTGAGCATACAGCTGTAGAAAATGGCTATCAGGTTATATTGGGAGATACGGAGAACGACATTGAACGGGAAAAGGAATATATCGATTTGCTATACAAAAAGCAGGCAGATGGAGCGTTACTCCTTACCGCTAGAATGAACAGGGAAAGCCTGGAAAAACTATCAAATCAATTTCCGATTGTACTGGCATGTGAATACGTGGACGGACTGGACATTCCAACTGTATCGATCGACAATGTAAGCAGTGCCAGAAAAGTTACGGAACACTTAATCAAGCTTGGACATAGACGGATTGCCCATATAACAGGGCCTATGAATATCATTCTCAGCCGGGATCGCCTAGGGGGGTTCCAGCAGGCGATGAATAGCCATCACTTGAAGGTCAACCCGGAATTCATCCAGGAAGGGGATTATGGCATTGACTCGGGTTATGACCAGATGGTGAAATTATTATCGCTGGAAAACAAGCCTGAAGCAGTCTTTGTTTTTAATGATGAAATGGCGCTGGGAGCTGTAAAGGCGATCCAGGATCAAGGCTTGAGTGTTCCCGAGGATATTGCTGTCGTAGGTTTTGATAATTTGAAAATAGCATCGATTTTTAATCCTCATATAACGACCATTGACCAACCTAAGTACGAAATAGGGAAAAAGGCAACGAACTTATTGCTGACCTTAATGAAAGGCGGAACCATTGAACAGAAAAAATTCGTTCTGGAAGATGAGTTGATCATCCGCGAATCCTGCGGTTCTAAATTGGAAAAAAGCTTGAATGCATAA
- a CDS encoding sigma-54 interaction domain-containing protein: MYDDMLEEELNKIIETSNNNILITDQDGIILYSNPKLWEIYGMESDSYIGTSVYQLESEGLLTPSINAIVLKEKKAKRIMQETKTGHVVMSTGYPIFNKKGLLVRVISYGQDQTEILQLQDQFEQLQRKVKGYQTEVEDLREKELDYHYLIARSNETKHILKTIHNVAKTDATILLLGPSGVGKSTFARAVHDQSNRKKEPFIEVNCSTIPDSLFESEIFGYEPGSFTGANKQGRQGLIEQADSGTLFLDEIGELPLAMQAKLLKVLQEKKIKRIGGKKENHINFRLVAATNQDLKEMVSEGKFRLDLFYRLNVIPIQIPALHERKEDIPLLIQHYLQKTSDKYQKFKKIHPSTYEVLTHYHWPGNIRELENLIERLILTIEEPIIFPEHLPQSITGQIEQPEDSTFLAIEQDCEENFDLKKTLEKVERQLIAKAWKKCKTTYEMAEHLGISQPTVIYKLKKYKKYL; encoded by the coding sequence ATGTACGACGATATGCTGGAGGAAGAACTAAATAAGATTATTGAAACATCGAATAATAACATTCTCATTACCGATCAAGATGGAATCATTTTATATTCCAACCCAAAGCTTTGGGAGATTTATGGTATGGAAAGTGACTCTTATATCGGTACCTCCGTCTATCAATTAGAAAGCGAGGGCCTTCTCACACCTTCCATCAATGCAATTGTTTTAAAAGAAAAGAAAGCGAAGCGCATAATGCAGGAAACGAAAACGGGTCATGTTGTCATGTCGACTGGCTATCCCATTTTTAATAAGAAAGGACTTCTCGTCAGGGTAATCAGCTATGGGCAGGATCAAACCGAGATCCTGCAATTGCAGGATCAATTTGAACAATTACAACGAAAAGTAAAAGGCTATCAAACGGAAGTCGAGGATTTAAGAGAAAAGGAACTGGATTATCATTATTTGATTGCTAGAAGTAATGAAACGAAGCATATTTTAAAAACGATCCATAATGTTGCAAAAACCGATGCCACGATTCTTTTATTAGGTCCTTCCGGGGTAGGGAAAAGCACTTTTGCCCGTGCTGTTCATGACCAAAGTAACCGAAAGAAAGAACCTTTTATCGAAGTGAATTGCAGTACGATACCTGATAGCTTGTTTGAATCGGAAATATTCGGCTATGAGCCGGGATCATTTACAGGGGCAAATAAACAAGGGAGGCAAGGCCTGATTGAGCAGGCTGACAGCGGAACCCTTTTCTTGGATGAAATCGGGGAACTCCCACTTGCCATGCAAGCTAAATTACTGAAAGTATTACAGGAAAAAAAGATAAAGCGCATAGGTGGAAAAAAGGAAAACCATATTAACTTCCGCCTGGTTGCAGCAACTAATCAAGATTTGAAGGAGATGGTAAGTGAAGGTAAGTTTAGATTGGACTTATTTTATCGTTTGAATGTGATTCCCATCCAAATTCCGGCATTACATGAACGTAAAGAAGATATCCCTCTCTTAATTCAGCATTACTTACAGAAAACCAGTGATAAATACCAGAAATTCAAAAAAATCCATCCATCAACTTATGAAGTTTTGACCCATTATCATTGGCCAGGAAATATTCGGGAATTAGAAAACTTAATTGAACGGTTAATCCTGACCATCGAAGAACCAATTATATTTCCCGAACACCTTCCGCAATCCATCACAGGGCAAATTGAACAGCCTGAAGACTCCACCTTCCTCGCAATCGAACAGGATTGTGAAGAGAATTTCGATTTAAAGAAGACGCTGGAAAAGGTTGAAAGGCAACTGATTGCAAAAGCATGGAAAAAATGTAAAACCACATACGAAATGGCAGAACATTTGGGCATCAGCCAGCCAACAGTCATCTATAAATTAAAGAAATACAAAAAGTATTTGTAA
- the speB gene encoding agmatinase, whose product MMKYQPKDSFKSPRFCGVRTFMRLPFVEQVDEHMDFVITGIPFDSGQSFRTGARFGPEAIRDFSILLRPYNPEQDINIFDYISGIDYGDIPIIPGYISETYNKIEEELTPVIEKGIIPISLGGDHSITLGELRAIVKKHGPVALLQFDAHSDTWDSYFDQKYNHGTVFRRAIEEGLIDVSRSLQIGMRGGLYGPEDLQDARDLGLGVYTTNDYKRIGVEKMLRVIHERVGDGPVFLSFDIDFLDPVYAPGTGTPEVSGASIDDALALVRGLTNIDFVGFDLVEVLPSYDHGQITAAAAANIVYEFITLIALAKKGKLEKKESAGDLETQLNN is encoded by the coding sequence ATGATGAAGTATCAACCGAAAGACTCATTCAAATCACCCCGTTTTTGTGGAGTGCGTACGTTTATGAGACTACCATTTGTTGAACAGGTAGATGAACATATGGATTTTGTCATTACGGGAATTCCTTTTGATTCCGGGCAATCATTTAGAACGGGTGCTAGATTCGGACCAGAAGCCATTCGCGATTTTTCAATCCTTTTACGTCCTTATAATCCAGAACAAGATATTAATATTTTTGACTATATATCAGGAATTGATTATGGGGATATTCCGATCATTCCGGGGTATATTTCTGAAACATATAACAAGATCGAAGAAGAGCTTACCCCCGTCATTGAAAAAGGGATCATTCCCATTTCATTGGGAGGCGATCATTCCATTACGCTAGGGGAGTTACGTGCAATCGTAAAAAAACATGGTCCAGTTGCCCTGCTTCAATTCGATGCTCACTCTGATACTTGGGATAGTTATTTTGATCAAAAGTATAATCACGGAACCGTTTTTCGCCGCGCGATAGAAGAGGGTCTCATTGATGTATCCCGATCTCTTCAAATTGGTATGAGGGGTGGTCTATATGGACCGGAAGATCTTCAGGATGCCCGGGATTTAGGTTTGGGCGTTTATACGACAAACGATTATAAACGTATCGGGGTCGAAAAGATGCTAAGGGTCATTCATGAGCGTGTTGGGGATGGTCCGGTGTTTTTATCTTTTGACATTGATTTTTTAGATCCGGTCTATGCTCCAGGAACGGGTACCCCTGAAGTTTCCGGAGCCAGCATTGATGATGCTTTAGCCTTGGTGAGAGGATTGACGAATATAGATTTTGTTGGATTCGACCTTGTTGAGGTTTTACCATCATATGATCACGGACAAATCACCGCAGCCGCAGCCGCTAATATCGTCTATGAATTCATCACACTCATCGCTCTCGCAAAAAAAGGGAAACTGGAGAAAAAAGAGAGTGCCGGAGATTTGGAAACACAGCTTAACAATTAA
- a CDS encoding sodium:solute symporter, whose translation MHILDISIMILYFSVLIIVGVIGSKRAKTADDFIVAGRNLGHFMYLSCLAAVILGGASTLGTAKLGYQFGISGIWLVVMIGLGIIAIGLFLTNKIFNLKVLTISEMLEKRYNSQTRLISALVSVIYTFMLTVTQVIGMGTILHVLAGWNLTVSMIVGGGIVLFYTILGGMWSVTMTDVVQFVIMTIGIFFIMLPMSISKAGGWGSLKENLPASHFELGNIGGETIFQYFLLFTLGVVVGQDIWQRLFTARTKAVSRGGTVGAGLYSVFYAIAISIIGMCAFIILPDLGDPQNAFTSIAMVTLPAGLLGVVIASVVSALMSTASGTLLASSTLVVNDIIKKYIGPKMSERQFLKTSRITTLTIGVLTIIVSIWIQDILVALDVAYAILSGAVFFPIILGFFWKRVTATAAFYSILASMIVIIVGLVINGPSSTQPILYGLATSFVVITTITFLSSNNDHKNESKVKQDVNGKADMDTMVN comes from the coding sequence ATGCATATTTTGGATATATCGATCATGATTCTATATTTTTCTGTTTTAATCATTGTGGGAGTAATCGGATCCAAACGGGCAAAAACGGCAGATGATTTCATTGTGGCAGGACGTAATCTTGGTCATTTTATGTATTTATCCTGTTTAGCTGCTGTGATATTAGGGGGTGCTTCTACTCTAGGAACAGCAAAGTTAGGTTATCAGTTTGGGATATCCGGTATTTGGCTAGTGGTGATGATCGGGCTCGGCATTATCGCTATCGGGTTGTTTTTAACAAATAAGATATTTAATTTAAAAGTATTGACGATCAGTGAAATGCTTGAGAAGCGCTACAACTCTCAGACAAGATTGATCAGTGCCCTTGTCTCTGTTATCTATACATTCATGCTGACTGTAACGCAAGTGATTGGGATGGGGACGATTTTACATGTTTTGGCTGGCTGGAATTTAACGGTTTCCATGATAGTCGGGGGTGGGATCGTTTTATTTTATACGATATTAGGAGGTATGTGGTCAGTCACCATGACTGATGTCGTGCAATTCGTCATCATGACGATCGGTATTTTCTTTATCATGCTTCCGATGAGCATCTCAAAGGCAGGAGGGTGGGGCTCGCTTAAAGAAAATCTCCCTGCATCACATTTCGAGCTAGGAAACATTGGCGGAGAGACAATTTTTCAATATTTCCTACTATTTACCCTAGGGGTAGTTGTTGGCCAAGATATTTGGCAGCGTCTTTTTACCGCACGAACCAAAGCTGTTTCTCGTGGCGGAACGGTTGGAGCGGGACTATATAGTGTTTTTTATGCGATTGCAATCAGTATCATTGGAATGTGCGCTTTTATTATCCTTCCCGATTTAGGAGATCCACAAAATGCATTTACCAGCATAGCGATGGTAACTTTACCTGCCGGTCTATTGGGGGTTGTCATTGCGAGTGTGGTATCTGCGCTAATGTCCACAGCGTCAGGAACTTTGCTTGCTTCGTCCACTTTAGTTGTTAATGACATCATTAAAAAATATATTGGTCCAAAAATGAGTGAACGACAATTTTTAAAAACATCCCGAATTACAACTTTAACGATCGGTGTATTGACCATAATCGTTTCGATATGGATTCAAGATATTTTAGTTGCATTAGATGTAGCTTACGCAATTTTATCCGGTGCTGTGTTCTTTCCGATCATCCTTGGTTTCTTTTGGAAGAGGGTCACGGCCACTGCAGCATTTTACTCCATTCTGGCCAGCATGATCGTTATTATTGTGGGATTGGTGATTAATGGACCTTCCTCCACTCAACCAATTCTGTACGGGCTCGCTACTAGTTTTGTCGTCATCACTACGATTACTTTCCTAAGTTCCAATAATGATCACAAGAACGAAAGTAAAGTAAAGCAAGATGTAAATGGTAAAGCTGACATGGACACTATGGTTAATTGA
- a CDS encoding class II aldolase/adducin family protein — MTKTISLQPATFNTMEEERNHRKERLAASFRLFSKFGFDEGIAGHITVRDPKYTDHFWVNPFGMHFSQISVSDLILVNHKGDIVEGEHSVNGAAFAIHSEIHKARPDAIAAAHAHSVYGKTWSSLGRLLDPITQDACQFYNDHALFDDFTGVVYASEEGKSIAKALGQNKAVILRNHGLLTVGQSVDSAAWWFITMERSCQAQIMAESVGKPIFIEEEYAKLTAEQTGTEYEGWLSFQPLWDRIRKEQPDFLK, encoded by the coding sequence ATGACAAAGACAATTTCCCTGCAACCCGCAACATTCAATACAATGGAAGAGGAACGCAATCACCGGAAGGAACGTTTGGCAGCTTCATTCCGCCTTTTTTCAAAGTTCGGTTTCGATGAAGGGATAGCTGGCCATATTACGGTCCGTGATCCAAAATATACAGACCATTTCTGGGTCAATCCGTTTGGGATGCATTTTAGTCAGATTTCCGTTTCTGATCTTATATTGGTTAATCATAAAGGTGATATTGTAGAGGGGGAACATTCCGTGAATGGTGCTGCATTTGCCATTCATTCTGAAATTCATAAAGCGCGACCGGATGCGATTGCAGCGGCACATGCTCATTCGGTCTATGGAAAGACATGGTCTTCCTTAGGGAGACTGTTAGATCCGATTACGCAAGATGCCTGCCAATTTTACAATGACCATGCATTATTTGATGATTTTACTGGTGTGGTTTATGCATCCGAAGAGGGAAAAAGCATTGCTAAGGCTTTAGGTCAAAACAAAGCTGTCATCCTCCGCAATCATGGATTGTTAACGGTCGGCCAATCTGTAGATTCAGCTGCTTGGTGGTTCATAACGATGGAACGTTCATGTCAAGCACAGATAATGGCTGAATCTGTAGGTAAGCCGATTTTTATAGAAGAAGAGTATGCAAAGTTAACGGCAGAACAAACGGGAACGGAATATGAGGGATGGCTGAGTTTTCAGCCTCTTTGGGACAGAATCAGAAAAGAGCAACCAGATTTCTTGAAGTAA
- a CDS encoding D-2-hydroxyacid dehydrogenase — translation MSGSKKMAPSLYIRVDIPEKYINEFKEICSEVVVEPWEFGQPEPQPTVDLSKFDVLYTLGLHDNLNIIKKAPRIKWVHSDSAGVEAMLNEDIQNSDVIITNVKGCTSVPIAEHTIAMLSSLARGIPTMIRNQMNKTWVEIPVKDLENATVGIIGYGDIGYEIAKRCKALGMTVIGCRRNPSKRNKEYEPADLIMGMDQVDDVLSRSDFVVLALPYTKDTSYFFNKERLNKMKKGSYVINVGRGNTIVDEDLIDYLSNGHIAGAALDVFEVEPLPKDHPFWQLGNVMISPHNAYNSSRHLDRVMELFLKNLKLFSDGKPLMNVVEKKLGY, via the coding sequence ATGTCTGGTTCTAAGAAAATGGCACCTTCACTTTATATCAGGGTCGATATACCGGAAAAATACATCAATGAGTTTAAGGAGATTTGTTCAGAAGTTGTTGTCGAGCCATGGGAATTCGGCCAACCTGAACCACAGCCAACAGTTGATTTATCAAAGTTTGATGTCCTTTATACGCTGGGGCTTCATGATAATCTTAACATTATAAAAAAAGCTCCAAGGATTAAATGGGTCCATTCAGACAGTGCTGGAGTGGAGGCCATGCTGAATGAAGATATACAAAACAGCGATGTTATCATCACGAATGTCAAAGGCTGCACATCTGTCCCGATAGCCGAGCATACAATTGCGATGCTATCTTCGTTAGCAAGAGGCATACCGACAATGATCCGAAATCAAATGAACAAAACCTGGGTTGAAATTCCTGTGAAAGACCTTGAAAATGCGACAGTGGGGATAATAGGGTATGGGGATATTGGCTATGAGATAGCAAAGAGATGTAAAGCACTAGGTATGACCGTTATCGGGTGCCGCCGGAATCCCTCAAAAAGGAACAAAGAATATGAACCTGCTGATTTGATAATGGGTATGGATCAAGTGGATGATGTCCTTTCCAGGTCCGATTTTGTCGTCTTGGCACTTCCATATACAAAAGATACCTCATATTTTTTTAATAAGGAACGTTTAAATAAAATGAAAAAAGGCAGCTATGTAATTAATGTCGGCCGAGGTAATACGATTGTGGATGAAGATTTAATCGATTACTTAAGCAATGGGCACATAGCAGGAGCGGCTCTAGATGTGTTTGAAGTAGAACCTTTACCTAAGGATCACCCTTTCTGGCAGCTGGGAAATGTCATGATTTCCCCGCATAATGCTTACAACTCTTCCAGACACCTAGATCGTGTGATGGAATTATTCCTGAAAAATTTAAAGCTTTTTTCTGACGGTAAACCCCTAATGAACGTTGTGGAAAAAAAACTTGGTTATTAA
- a CDS encoding putative holin-like toxin, translating into MGTFEVISLMLSFGMFVIAILDFKNHDKNP; encoded by the coding sequence ATGGGTACTTTCGAAGTTATTTCCCTAATGCTAAGCTTTGGCATGTTTGTAATTGCTATTCTTGATTTCAAAAATCATGACAAGAATCCTTGA
- a CDS encoding TetR/AcrR family transcriptional regulator encodes MAEKRNSKDILIEAASRLFRIRGYYGVGLKDIIEESGIPKGSLYHYFPKGKEELAIEAIIHTKEFVIDEIKRGFDEIEDPIKAIQSHIFHLSEVFGDSDNLLGLPIGTIAAETYTTSEQIRTACQEAIEDWQSIYVKKLLEAEFSEKRAKELSIVINALIEGGILLSLTAKNGEPLQAIAEQIPLLLINK; translated from the coding sequence ATGGCAGAAAAACGAAACTCGAAAGACATTCTTATTGAAGCTGCTTCCCGACTTTTTCGGATACGTGGATATTACGGTGTAGGGCTCAAGGACATTATTGAGGAAAGTGGTATCCCAAAAGGTTCGCTGTATCATTATTTTCCGAAAGGCAAGGAAGAATTGGCGATCGAGGCGATTATCCATACAAAAGAATTCGTGATAGATGAAATTAAACGGGGATTTGATGAAATTGAAGACCCTATAAAAGCCATTCAGTCTCATATTTTTCATTTATCCGAGGTATTTGGTGATAGTGATAATCTATTAGGACTGCCAATCGGGACGATTGCAGCGGAAACATATACGACGAGTGAGCAGATAAGAACGGCCTGTCAAGAAGCGATAGAAGATTGGCAATCCATATATGTGAAAAAATTACTCGAGGCGGAATTCAGTGAGAAACGGGCAAAAGAATTGAGTATCGTAATCAATGCTTTAATCGAAGGCGGTATCCTTTTATCCTTAACGGCGAAAAACGGGGAACCTCTCCAAGCCATTGCGGAACAGATACCATTATTGCTAATAAATAAATAA